The Armatimonadia bacterium region GAACATCTCCTCGACACGAGTGGAGCCCGGACGACGTCTCCCCAGCTCCTCCCTGTTCCGCGACTTCTTCCCGGAGTTTCTCGACATGGTTGAGCCGTCCCGGGAGGTGCAGAGCCTCGGCTCAGGAGTGATCCTGCGGCCGGACGGCTACATCGTCACCAACTGCCATGTCATCCAGGGCGCGCAGGAGAACACGGTGAAGCTGGCCTCGGAGGTCGAGTACCCGGCCACGCTGGTGGGACAGGACCCCTTCACCGACCTCGCGGTGATCAAGATCGACGCCACCAACCTCGCGACGGTCTCGCTGGGTGACTCGGGAAGGCTGCGGGTAGGGGAGTGGGTGATCGCCGTCGGCTCCCCGCTGGGGCTGGCACAGACCGTTACCCAGGGGATCGTCAGCGCCCTGGGCCGGCGCAACATCGGCATCACCGACTACGAAGACTTCATCCAGACCGATGCCGCCATTAATCCCGGCAACAGCGGCGGCGCTCTGGTGAACCTCGATGGCGAGTTGGTCGGGATCAACACGGCCATCGCCAGCGAGGGCGGCGGCTACGACGGCGTGTGCTTCGCCATCCCCAGTTCCGTGGTGAAGACGGTGACGGAGGCGCTGATCCGTGACGGCAAGATCCAGCGACCGTGGATCGGCCTCATGTCTCGCGAGCTCCGCAAGGACCAATGGGAGCGTCTGGGAGTCGCGGAGCGCTCCGGGGTCTTCGTCTACAACCTGGTGAGGAACGGCCCGGCGCACCGGGCACAGATCCAGCCGGGCGATGTGCTCCTCAAGTGGGGCAGTCAGCAGCT contains the following coding sequences:
- a CDS encoding trypsin-like peptidase domain-containing protein, whose product is MSVARGVYVLLCAVMLSVVVLGVAQAEAPVQSPALLVAKSLSAAFAEVAAHVTPAVVNISSTRVEPGRRLPSSSLFRDFFPEFLDMVEPSREVQSLGSGVILRPDGYIVTNCHVIQGAQENTVKLASEVEYPATLVGQDPFTDLAVIKIDATNLATVSLGDSGRLRVGEWVIAVGSPLGLAQTVTQGIVSALGRRNIGITDYEDFIQTDAAINPGNSGGALVNLDGELVGINTAIASEGGGYDGVCFAIPSSVVKTVTEALIRDGKIQRPWIGLMSRELRKDQWERLGVAERSGVFVYNLVRNGPAHRAQIQPGDVLLKWGSQQLTDRARLSELIQKTPIGTKVTVLLQRNGQRYSAEITIGERPANVQMKGLL